From a single Acidimicrobiales bacterium genomic region:
- a CDS encoding response regulator transcription factor has product MDRVLIVEDEAGIASFVEKGLRAAGYVTMVVGDGRSGSEMARSGAFELVILDLGLPDRDGLEVLSEIRRSGSEVPVIVLTARDDTSTVVDALDRGASDHITKPFSFEELLARVRARLRAGGRAESPVLVVGEMSLDLRSRTVTVGASPVDLTAREFALAETFFRHPGQVMSRQQLADRVWGYDFDTDSNVVEVYVGYLRRKLGRQAIETVRNMGYRLRA; this is encoded by the coding sequence TTGGACCGGGTACTGATCGTGGAGGACGAGGCCGGAATAGCGTCGTTCGTGGAGAAGGGTCTGCGGGCCGCCGGCTACGTCACGATGGTGGTCGGCGACGGTCGCAGCGGTTCGGAGATGGCACGGTCGGGGGCGTTCGAGCTCGTGATCCTCGATCTGGGCCTTCCCGACCGCGACGGTCTCGAGGTTCTCTCCGAGATCCGCCGGTCCGGCTCTGAGGTCCCCGTGATCGTGCTCACGGCCCGCGATGACACGTCGACGGTCGTGGATGCTCTGGATCGTGGAGCGAGCGACCACATCACCAAGCCCTTCTCGTTCGAGGAGCTGTTGGCGCGTGTGCGCGCTCGGCTCCGGGCGGGGGGGCGGGCGGAGTCGCCGGTGCTCGTCGTCGGGGAGATGTCGCTCGATCTGCGCTCCCGGACCGTCACCGTCGGCGCCAGTCCGGTGGATCTCACCGCGAGGGAGTTCGCGCTGGCGGAGACCTTCTTCCGCCATCCCGGGCAGGTCATGTCGCGCCAGCAGCTCGCGGACCGGGTGTGGGGCTACGACTTCGACACCGACTCCAACGTGGTGGAGGTCTACGTCGGCTACCTGCGGCGCAAGCTCGGGCGCCAGGCCATCGAGACGGTCCGCAACATGGGCTACCGCCTACGGGCCTGA
- a CDS encoding FAD/NAD(P)-binding oxidoreductase, producing the protein MNTTTHHRIVVIGGGTAGITVAARLGRAGQADVAIVEPSGDHYYQPLWTIVGGGAAKLRSTRRDESAVIPRGVTWLRSAATDIDPENKVVTTAVGDRVGYDALVVCPGLKLDFDRTPGLAETIGRNGTSSNYRYDLAPVTWDNVRNLRRGTAVFTMPTGPIKCGGAPQKAAYMSADHWRREGVLDAIDVHLVVPGPEIFGIEDFAVHLREVVADYGITLHTRSEMTAVDGDARRATITNLDDGSTTELDYDMLHAVPHQSAPSFISAGPLADDTGWVDVDRETLRHVRHDDVWSLGDVSSTPNAKTGAAVRKQAPVVVENLLAGLEERAPTAAYHGYSSCPLITAKGKVLLAEFDYDGKPTPTFPVIDTTKPRRDMWYLKRYGLPWLYWNLMLKGRA; encoded by the coding sequence ATGAACACGACCACCCATCACCGCATCGTCGTCATCGGCGGCGGTACCGCCGGGATCACGGTCGCCGCCCGCCTCGGCCGCGCCGGCCAGGCCGACGTCGCCATCGTGGAGCCGTCGGGAGACCACTACTACCAACCGTTGTGGACCATCGTCGGCGGCGGAGCCGCCAAACTACGTTCGACGCGCCGTGACGAGAGCGCCGTCATCCCCCGGGGTGTGACATGGCTCCGCAGCGCCGCCACCGACATCGATCCCGAGAACAAGGTCGTCACGACAGCCGTCGGCGACCGGGTCGGCTACGACGCCCTCGTCGTCTGCCCCGGGCTGAAGCTGGACTTCGACCGCACCCCCGGCCTCGCCGAGACCATCGGCCGCAACGGCACGAGCTCGAACTACCGCTACGACCTCGCCCCGGTCACCTGGGACAACGTCCGCAACCTCCGACGCGGCACAGCCGTGTTCACGATGCCGACCGGTCCGATCAAGTGCGGGGGCGCCCCCCAGAAGGCGGCCTACATGTCTGCCGATCACTGGCGTCGCGAGGGTGTCCTCGACGCCATCGACGTCCACCTCGTCGTCCCCGGACCCGAGATCTTCGGCATCGAGGACTTCGCCGTCCATCTCCGTGAGGTCGTGGCCGACTACGGCATCACGCTCCACACCCGCAGCGAGATGACCGCAGTCGACGGCGATGCACGGCGCGCGACCATCACGAACCTCGACGACGGGTCCACCACCGAACTGGACTACGACATGCTCCACGCCGTCCCCCACCAGTCGGCGCCCTCGTTCATCTCGGCGGGCCCGCTGGCGGACGACACCGGCTGGGTCGACGTGGACCGCGAGACCCTGCGCCATGTCCGCCACGACGACGTGTGGTCGCTCGGCGACGTGTCGTCGACCCCCAACGCCAAGACGGGCGCCGCGGTCCGCAAGCAGGCGCCGGTCGTGGTCGAGAACCTCCTCGCCGGGCTGGAGGAGCGTGCTCCGACCGCCGCCTATCACGGTTACTCCTCGTGCCCCCTCATCACGGCGAAGGGGAAGGTCCTCCTCGCGGAGTTCGACTACGACGGGAAGCCCACTCCCACGTTCCCGGTGATCGACACCACGAAGCCACGACGCGACATGTGGTACCTGAAGCGCTACGGCCTGCCGTGGCTCTACTGGAACCTGATGCTGAAAGGTCGGGCCTGA
- the ureG gene encoding urease accessory protein UreG, which translates to MGHDHDHSIDPHHPTGERGGRPLRIGIGGPVGSGKTTLVGELCRALREDLDIVVVTNDIFTSEDAEALRRAGALPPERIVAVETGCCPHTAIRDDISANLDAVEDLEARFTPDVTFVESGGDNLTAIFSQGLVDHQIFVIDTAGGDDVPRKGGPGIATADLLVINKTDLAEMVGSDVDRMVADASARRDGRPVLTTALRGSDGATEVASWVLHRLDHWRTPAVAG; encoded by the coding sequence TTGGGACATGACCACGACCACTCGATCGACCCCCACCACCCGACGGGCGAGCGCGGTGGTCGTCCGTTGCGGATCGGAATCGGCGGCCCCGTCGGGAGCGGCAAGACGACCCTCGTGGGCGAGTTGTGCCGCGCCCTGCGTGAGGACCTCGACATCGTCGTCGTGACGAATGACATCTTCACCTCCGAGGACGCGGAGGCGCTGCGACGGGCCGGCGCGCTGCCCCCCGAACGCATCGTCGCGGTCGAGACGGGGTGCTGTCCGCACACGGCTATCCGCGACGACATCTCCGCCAACCTCGACGCGGTCGAGGACCTGGAGGCCCGCTTCACGCCGGACGTGACGTTCGTCGAGTCCGGCGGCGACAACCTGACGGCGATCTTCTCGCAGGGTCTGGTGGATCACCAGATCTTCGTGATCGACACGGCGGGCGGCGACGACGTGCCCCGCAAGGGCGGTCCGGGCATCGCAACCGCGGACCTGCTCGTCATCAACAAGACCGACCTGGCCGAGATGGTCGGGTCCGACGTGGACCGGATGGTCGCCGACGCGTCCGCGCGGCGCGACGGCCGCCCCGTCCTCACGACCGCTCTGCGCGGGTCGGACGGCGCGACCGAGGTGGCCTCGTGGGTGCTGCACCGCCTCGACCACTGGCGCACCCCGGCGGTGGCCGGCTGA
- a CDS encoding urease subunit beta — translation MIPGEITGPDDPVVVNVGRDAVSVDVENTGDRPVQVGSHFHFAEANHALSFDRAAARGFRLDIPAGTAVRFEPGIPQRVDLVALAGRRVVRGLRGEVGGALDVAPGSDVHDTDGGDR, via the coding sequence ATGATCCCCGGCGAGATCACCGGTCCCGACGATCCCGTGGTCGTCAACGTCGGGCGTGACGCCGTGAGCGTGGACGTCGAGAACACCGGCGACCGACCCGTGCAGGTCGGGTCACACTTCCACTTCGCCGAGGCGAACCACGCGCTGAGCTTCGACCGGGCCGCCGCCCGGGGCTTTCGGCTCGACATCCCGGCGGGCACCGCGGTGCGCTTCGAGCCGGGCATCCCCCAGCGCGTGGATCTCGTCGCACTCGCCGGCCGGCGGGTCGTGCGGGGCCTGCGGGGCGAGGTGGGGGGCGCGCTCGACGTGGCCCCCGGGTCGGACGTACACGACACCGACGGAGGCGACCGCTGA
- a CDS encoding serine protease, protein MIVAIVLLVVLSGDDGDDSATDATTTTTTTTEAPATTTTTEAEMDRATVAETLIGRTAFILLEDGNGFGCSFGSGSVVDESGLILTNAHVAFDLDGTCPGARITVGFAPEPDVPPEIIYYAEPVAADGGLDIAVIQITGGIDGSPLDESFDVVTLGDSDDLSIGSPLFILGYPGIGGETITVTQGLVSGFTTTPETERAWIKTDASISGGNSGGLAIDADGHLVGIPTQAGQVDCRRIEDTDGNGILDGNDSCVPIGGFLNQLRPVNLAKPLIADAIAGTGTIVDVQGYGDFFIGGVIFEDLVFSLDLDADGFPLDIVRSLPTDVDSLCLSWFFSGMADGVPWDLEVFVDGEFDPFLSSTALTWDGGESGAFSTCVGGMTGVRGVVDFRLLVEGEFVVGEAIVIGESSLVELTLLNDLDVAVCYVNISPTASTVWGGDELGPEEVIPPGGVRSFSVPFTDIDVQALDCGFGPLGFGQYFGADGDRVTMSVQEGGIFVVESRPGSDPAALQLTPQDLPGDATLQPEFGVEGVVMDFGAAFLSCGPDTAVDYEVEIVQYLVPSLGVVIGSQVAVAPSSDAAVATTELLERIPLICPSFEDPALGVVDVVGVATLPSAEPGDVGLRFDHASGTIVIWVAREGAVLRSILIATPGDPSSAFDIADAEFAEFHGF, encoded by the coding sequence GTGATCGTCGCGATCGTGCTTCTCGTCGTCCTGTCCGGTGACGACGGTGACGATTCCGCCACCGACGCCACGACGACGACGACCACCACCACCGAGGCGCCGGCGACGACGACCACGACCGAAGCCGAGATGGACCGGGCGACCGTCGCGGAGACACTGATCGGTCGGACGGCCTTCATTCTCCTCGAGGACGGCAACGGGTTCGGCTGTTCGTTCGGGTCCGGTTCGGTGGTGGACGAATCCGGCCTCATCCTCACCAACGCGCACGTCGCCTTCGACCTCGACGGGACCTGCCCCGGTGCACGGATCACCGTGGGCTTCGCTCCCGAACCGGACGTCCCGCCGGAGATCATCTACTACGCGGAACCGGTGGCAGCCGACGGCGGCCTGGACATCGCCGTGATCCAGATCACCGGTGGCATCGACGGTTCCCCGCTCGACGAGAGCTTCGACGTCGTCACTCTCGGTGACTCCGACGACCTGTCGATCGGTTCGCCCCTGTTCATCCTCGGGTACCCCGGTATCGGGGGGGAGACCATCACTGTCACCCAGGGCCTCGTGTCGGGATTCACGACCACGCCGGAGACCGAGCGTGCCTGGATCAAGACCGACGCGTCGATCAGTGGCGGCAACAGCGGCGGATTGGCCATCGACGCCGATGGCCACCTCGTCGGCATCCCGACCCAGGCGGGACAGGTCGACTGCCGCCGCATCGAGGACACGGACGGCAACGGCATCCTCGACGGCAACGACTCGTGCGTGCCGATCGGCGGCTTCCTGAACCAGTTGCGTCCCGTGAACCTCGCGAAGCCGCTCATCGCCGACGCGATCGCCGGTACCGGCACCATCGTCGACGTCCAGGGCTACGGCGACTTCTTCATCGGGGGCGTGATCTTCGAGGATCTCGTCTTCTCCCTGGACCTCGACGCCGACGGTTTCCCGCTCGACATCGTCAGGTCCCTGCCGACCGACGTCGACAGCCTGTGCCTGTCCTGGTTCTTCTCGGGGATGGCCGACGGCGTCCCGTGGGACCTCGAGGTGTTCGTCGACGGGGAGTTCGACCCGTTCCTCAGCTCGACCGCGCTCACCTGGGACGGTGGTGAGTCCGGCGCCTTCTCGACCTGCGTGGGCGGGATGACCGGCGTCCGCGGTGTCGTGGACTTCCGTCTCCTCGTCGAGGGCGAGTTCGTCGTGGGCGAGGCGATCGTCATCGGTGAGTCGTCGTTGGTGGAGTTGACCCTGCTCAACGACCTCGACGTGGCGGTCTGCTACGTCAACATCTCGCCGACGGCCTCGACGGTGTGGGGTGGCGACGAACTGGGTCCCGAAGAGGTGATCCCTCCGGGCGGCGTGCGGTCCTTCTCCGTCCCGTTCACCGACATCGACGTCCAGGCACTCGACTGCGGTTTCGGCCCGCTCGGGTTCGGCCAGTACTTCGGGGCTGACGGCGACAGGGTGACGATGTCGGTCCAGGAGGGGGGCATCTTCGTCGTCGAATCCCGTCCGGGTTCCGACCCGGCCGCCCTCCAGCTGACGCCGCAGGACCTCCCCGGCGACGCGACACTCCAACCGGAGTTCGGTGTAGAGGGGGTCGTCATGGACTTCGGGGCGGCGTTCCTGAGCTGCGGCCCGGACACGGCCGTGGACTACGAGGTCGAGATCGTGCAGTATCTCGTCCCCAGCCTGGGCGTCGTTATCGGCTCCCAGGTGGCGGTCGCACCGTCGAGCGACGCCGCCGTGGCCACGACGGAGTTGCTGGAGCGGATACCGCTCATCTGTCCCAGCTTCGAGGACCCCGCTCTCGGCGTAGTGGACGTTGTCGGGGTGGCGACGTTGCCCAGCGCCGAGCCCGGTGACGTCGGTCTCCGCTTCGACCACGCAAGCGGAACCATCGTGATCTGGGTCGCCCGTGAAGGTGCTGTGCTGCGCAGCATCCTCATCGCCACACCGGGTGACCCCTCTTCCGCCTTCGACATCGCTGACGCCGAGTTCGCCGAGTTCCACGGTTTCTGA
- a CDS encoding META domain-containing protein gives MSTRRVPMILLAVTAVLALVAGACGDDDVATGGDGSPEVDGGTDTGSFEGAWHLTSGVVDGEPVPLVEGHRITMTIAGGEVGGVAACNSYGGSVTIDDGSFSLGEVGWTAMGCEPAVTASEQAYLGGLMRATTVAHDGDAIVLVGDGVELRFDELPPVPTADLVDTVWGLDTIIDGETASTVAGEPATLELRSDGTLSGSTGCRTLTGTWLESGDTIVTPELAADGDCPDELARQDGHVIEVVGDGFTAEIDGQRLTLTSAGNIGLSFRAVAG, from the coding sequence ATGAGCACCCGACGCGTCCCCATGATCCTTCTCGCTGTGACGGCGGTACTGGCCCTGGTGGCCGGCGCCTGCGGGGACGACGACGTCGCAACCGGCGGTGACGGTTCCCCGGAGGTGGACGGCGGCACCGACACCGGCTCCTTCGAGGGAGCATGGCACCTGACATCCGGCGTCGTGGACGGTGAGCCCGTCCCACTCGTGGAGGGTCACCGGATCACCATGACCATCGCCGGAGGCGAGGTCGGCGGCGTCGCCGCGTGCAACTCCTACGGCGGCTCCGTCACGATCGACGACGGTTCGTTCTCTCTCGGCGAGGTCGGTTGGACAGCGATGGGTTGCGAACCCGCTGTCACCGCATCCGAACAGGCCTACCTGGGCGGGCTCATGCGGGCCACCACGGTCGCCCACGACGGCGATGCCATCGTCCTCGTGGGCGACGGCGTCGAACTGCGCTTCGACGAACTACCGCCGGTCCCGACCGCCGACCTCGTCGACACGGTCTGGGGCCTCGACACGATCATCGACGGCGAGACCGCGTCGACGGTGGCCGGTGAACCGGCCACGCTCGAGCTCCGCTCCGACGGCACCCTGTCCGGATCGACCGGGTGCCGCACGCTCACCGGTACCTGGCTCGAGTCCGGCGACACGATCGTGACCCCGGAACTGGCAGCCGACGGTGACTGCCCTGATGAGCTCGCCCGCCAGGACGGACACGTGATCGAGGTCGTCGGCGACGGGTTCACGGCGGAGATCGACGGACAACGCCTGACCCTCACCTCAGCCGGAAACATCGGGCTGTCGTTCCGGGCCGTCGCCGGCTGA
- a CDS encoding urease subunit gamma, which yields MHLTPHEQERLLVHVAADVAQRRRDRGLVLNHPEAVAILTAWVLEGARDGRRVADLMDAGTRVLTRADVMEGVPEMIDEIQVEATFPDGTKLVTLHEPIR from the coding sequence GTGCACCTGACCCCCCACGAACAGGAACGACTCCTCGTCCACGTCGCGGCGGATGTCGCGCAGCGTCGCCGCGATCGCGGTCTCGTGCTCAACCACCCCGAGGCCGTGGCCATCCTCACGGCGTGGGTACTCGAGGGCGCGCGCGACGGTCGCCGGGTGGCAGACCTGATGGACGCCGGGACCCGCGTCCTGACCCGCGCCGACGTCATGGAGGGCGTCCCCGAGATGATCGACGAGATCCAGGTCGAGGCCACCTTCCCGGACGGCACGAAGCTCGTCACGCTGCACGAGCCGATCCGATGA
- a CDS encoding urease accessory protein UreD, with product MGAAPPRPLAHPGGGRLKAAACIVAESVDGRTVYRVLRAEAPMALRRVDDAVFLVSSAAHPVGGDELVVRIDAGPGAHVVVRSVAAMLVWPGPAGESSTLRYEVSVAAGGSIDVAPEPTVAVSGCRHRNEVTVDLTGDARLRWRDEVVLGRAGEAPGNLASTIRVTRDGRLVLATGTRVGGDVVAWSGPAVTAGRRRLVTEVRVGDDAWVGGDVPPIVVEGNGLVARHEPAPRVVVVTGLA from the coding sequence GTGGGTGCTGCACCGCCTCGACCACTGGCGCACCCCGGCGGTGGCCGGCTGAAGGCCGCCGCCTGCATCGTCGCCGAGAGTGTCGACGGCCGCACCGTGTACCGGGTGCTGCGGGCCGAGGCACCGATGGCCCTACGACGCGTCGACGACGCGGTGTTCCTGGTCTCGTCGGCCGCCCATCCGGTGGGTGGTGACGAACTGGTCGTGAGGATCGACGCCGGACCAGGCGCGCACGTCGTGGTGCGCTCGGTGGCGGCGATGCTCGTCTGGCCCGGCCCGGCGGGGGAGTCCTCCACTCTGCGCTACGAGGTCTCTGTCGCGGCCGGCGGCAGCATCGACGTCGCGCCCGAACCGACTGTCGCCGTGTCCGGGTGCCGTCATCGCAACGAGGTCACGGTGGACCTCACCGGCGACGCTCGGTTGCGCTGGCGCGACGAGGTCGTCCTCGGCCGGGCCGGCGAGGCGCCCGGAAACCTCGCGTCGACCATCCGCGTCACCCGTGACGGCCGGCTGGTTCTCGCCACCGGCACGCGGGTGGGCGGTGACGTGGTCGCCTGGTCAGGCCCGGCGGTGACAGCGGGTCGTCGCCGGCTGGTCACCGAGGTCCGTGTCGGCGACGACGCGTGGGTGGGAGGGGACGTTCCTCCCATAGTGGTGGAAGGGAACGGCCTCGTCGCCCGCCACGAACCCGCACCGCGCGTGGTGGTCGTGACCGGGTTGGCCTGA
- a CDS encoding urease accessory UreF family protein, translating into MTAIPPALLQLADGRFPSGGHAHSFGVEAAAALLGVADASSLESFVAGSLTTSGLVDASFAAAVAGGADPDAADAERDVRFVVAHVRNASRALGRQLVRAAHGTWPDLATGPVGAALAGPPEGGWHQSIAFGLVGRGLGVGAAPLAQVSLHQSAATMLGAYVRLRGLDPAAAQAVLARLGPLIESVSAEAASAGEGPLAELPVWSGPAADIAAEDHSGWEVRLFGT; encoded by the coding sequence GTGACGGCGATCCCCCCGGCTCTACTGCAACTCGCCGACGGGCGGTTCCCGTCGGGGGGTCATGCCCACTCGTTCGGTGTCGAGGCGGCCGCCGCGCTGCTCGGGGTCGCCGACGCGTCCAGCCTCGAGTCCTTCGTCGCCGGCTCGCTGACGACGAGCGGTCTGGTGGACGCCTCGTTCGCCGCGGCGGTCGCCGGGGGTGCCGATCCCGACGCAGCGGATGCCGAGCGCGACGTCCGCTTCGTCGTCGCCCACGTCCGGAACGCATCGCGTGCGCTCGGGCGCCAACTCGTACGGGCGGCGCACGGGACCTGGCCCGACCTCGCCACGGGTCCCGTCGGTGCCGCGCTGGCCGGCCCACCGGAGGGTGGGTGGCACCAGAGCATCGCCTTCGGTCTGGTCGGCCGCGGTCTCGGCGTCGGCGCCGCGCCGCTGGCGCAGGTGTCGTTGCATCAGAGCGCCGCCACGATGCTGGGCGCCTATGTGCGGCTCCGGGGGCTCGACCCGGCGGCGGCCCAGGCGGTGCTGGCCAGACTCGGCCCGTTGATCGAATCCGTGTCGGCCGAGGCGGCGTCTGCCGGAGAGGGTCCCCTCGCCGAACTGCCCGTATGGTCGGGGCCCGCCGCGGACATCGCGGCCGAGGACCATTCCGGCTGGGAGGTGCGTCTCTTTGGGACATGA
- a CDS encoding HAMP domain-containing sensor histidine kinase — protein sequence MNELGERVAGVRRFLAGWRTRIVVSFTVAVVVLGVVLFAAMLFRLNRQLDDRVDDRLAQEVEELRELASTSGSDGGPAISDVADLFETYLRSNVPDEDEYQFTILDGEPFLRAGSSPAYRLDADPAVWSRWVGLESPDRGDVDTPGGHVEFLAVPVDVDGRTGVFVTAIFDDVERDLLSDAVTRTASTVGLAGIAATIVLALWLSARLTRPVAQMATTAREVGERRLGDRIDVRGRDELADLARTFNAMLDRLEDAFGSQRRLLADVGHELRTPITVVRGHIELLDVGDPADRRATVELVTGELDRMERLVADLLTIAQAERPDFLDPAEVDIEEIPAAVVARMRPVAPARRWHIAQPQPVRAIADEGRLVQALVALADNAIVHTPPEGDVEVGAGIEEGDVVLWVADRGPGIPEDRRDELVERFARGGSSSGRRGTGLGLAIASSVATAHGGRLVIGDNPGGGARIELRLPPGGPGREETSWTGY from the coding sequence TTGAACGAGCTCGGCGAGCGGGTCGCGGGTGTCCGCCGCTTCCTCGCCGGGTGGCGTACACGCATCGTCGTGTCGTTCACGGTGGCGGTCGTCGTGCTCGGCGTCGTGCTCTTTGCAGCGATGCTGTTCCGGTTGAACCGCCAGCTCGACGACCGGGTCGACGACCGGCTCGCCCAGGAGGTGGAGGAGCTGCGCGAGCTCGCCTCGACGAGTGGCTCCGACGGCGGACCGGCGATCTCGGACGTGGCTGACCTGTTCGAGACCTATCTGCGTAGCAACGTCCCCGACGAAGACGAGTACCAGTTCACGATTCTCGACGGCGAGCCCTTCCTCCGGGCCGGGAGCTCACCCGCCTACAGACTCGATGCCGATCCCGCGGTCTGGTCGCGGTGGGTCGGCCTCGAGAGTCCGGACCGTGGAGACGTCGACACGCCCGGCGGTCACGTCGAGTTCCTGGCGGTGCCCGTCGACGTCGACGGACGCACCGGTGTGTTCGTCACGGCGATCTTCGACGACGTCGAGCGGGACCTGCTCAGCGATGCCGTGACCCGCACGGCCTCGACGGTCGGTCTCGCCGGAATCGCCGCGACGATCGTGCTCGCGCTGTGGCTCTCCGCCAGGCTCACCAGGCCGGTCGCCCAGATGGCGACCACCGCCCGCGAGGTCGGCGAACGACGACTCGGCGACCGTATCGACGTCCGGGGCCGCGACGAGCTCGCCGATCTCGCCCGCACGTTCAACGCGATGCTGGACCGTCTCGAAGACGCCTTCGGATCCCAGCGCCGCCTGCTCGCGGACGTCGGCCACGAGCTCAGAACCCCCATCACCGTCGTGCGGGGTCACATCGAGCTGCTCGACGTCGGAGATCCCGCGGACCGTCGAGCGACCGTCGAGCTCGTCACCGGTGAGCTGGACCGGATGGAGCGGCTCGTCGCCGACCTGTTGACGATCGCGCAGGCGGAGCGGCCCGACTTCCTCGACCCCGCCGAGGTGGACATCGAGGAGATCCCGGCGGCGGTCGTCGCACGGATGCGACCCGTCGCCCCCGCGCGTCGATGGCACATCGCACAGCCGCAGCCGGTGCGGGCGATCGCCGACGAAGGTCGCCTCGTGCAGGCGCTCGTCGCTCTCGCCGACAACGCCATCGTCCACACGCCACCGGAGGGTGACGTGGAGGTGGGCGCGGGCATCGAGGAAGGGGACGTCGTCCTCTGGGTCGCCGATCGCGGCCCCGGGATCCCCGAGGATCGCCGCGACGAGCTCGTGGAACGCTTCGCGCGGGGCGGGTCGTCGTCAGGGAGGCGGGGGACCGGCCTGGGACTCGCGATCGCCTCGTCCGTCGCGACAGCCCACGGAGGACGTCTGGTGATCGGCGACAACCCGGGAGGAGGGGCCCGCATCGAGCTCCGGCTCCCTCCGGGCGGACCGGGACGGGAGGAGACGAGTTGGACCGGGTACTGA
- a CDS encoding urease subunit alpha, which translates to MAEIARDRYRRLYGPTTGDRIRLADTDLWIEVTEDRCVGGDEAVFGGGKVIRESMGQSAATRTGGTPDLVITGAVILDHWGIIKADVGFRDGRIVGIGRAGNPDISDDIHPDLVIGPSTEILAGNGKILTAGAIDCHVHLICPQLLPEALGSGITTILGGGTGPSEGSKATTVTPGAWNIARMLEALDGWPLNVGLLAKGNTVSEEALWEQLRAGAAGFKLHEDWGTTPAVIDACLRVADDSGVQVAIHTDTLNEAGFVESTLAAIAGRSIHTFHTEGAGGGHAPDIMTVASHPNVMPSSTNPTRPHTVNTVDEHLDMLMVCHHLNPSIPEDLAFAESRIRPSTIAAEDILHDMGAISMIGSDSQAMGRIGEVVLRTWQTAHVMKKRRGPLPGDGPADNLRARRYVAKYTICPAITHGFEREVGSVEVGKLGDVVLWDPAFFGVRPHVVVKGGFVAWGAMGDANASIPTPQPVLPRPMFGAAPAVAAKTSVAWLAPIALESGELADLDVRRPIVPVSDTRSRGKADQPLNDAMPDIEIDADTFAVRIDGELVSEDPAVELPMAQRYFLF; encoded by the coding sequence ATGGCCGAGATCGCACGGGACCGATACCGGCGTCTGTACGGGCCCACCACCGGCGACCGGATCCGCCTCGCGGACACCGACCTGTGGATCGAGGTCACCGAGGACCGTTGCGTCGGCGGCGACGAGGCGGTCTTCGGCGGCGGCAAGGTCATCCGCGAGTCGATGGGCCAGTCGGCCGCCACCCGCACCGGCGGTACGCCGGACCTCGTGATCACCGGGGCGGTGATCCTCGACCACTGGGGGATCATCAAGGCCGACGTGGGGTTCCGTGACGGTCGCATCGTCGGCATCGGTCGGGCGGGGAACCCCGACATCAGCGACGACATCCACCCGGACCTCGTGATCGGCCCGTCGACGGAGATCCTCGCCGGCAACGGGAAGATCCTCACGGCGGGCGCCATCGACTGCCACGTCCACCTGATCTGTCCCCAGCTGCTGCCCGAGGCGCTGGGCTCGGGGATCACGACCATACTCGGCGGCGGTACCGGGCCCTCCGAGGGTTCCAAGGCCACGACGGTGACGCCGGGCGCGTGGAACATCGCCCGGATGCTCGAGGCGCTCGACGGCTGGCCGCTCAACGTCGGCCTTCTCGCCAAGGGGAACACGGTCTCCGAAGAGGCCCTGTGGGAGCAGTTGCGCGCCGGAGCGGCGGGCTTCAAGCTCCACGAGGACTGGGGTACCACCCCCGCGGTAATCGACGCGTGTCTGCGCGTGGCCGACGACAGCGGTGTGCAGGTGGCCATCCACACCGACACGCTCAACGAGGCCGGCTTCGTGGAGAGCACCCTGGCCGCCATCGCCGGCCGCTCCATCCACACGTTCCACACCGAGGGCGCCGGGGGCGGCCACGCGCCCGACATCATGACCGTCGCGTCGCACCCGAACGTGATGCCGTCGTCCACCAACCCGACCCGTCCCCACACCGTCAACACCGTGGACGAGCACCTCGACATGTTGATGGTGTGCCACCACCTGAACCCGTCGATTCCCGAAGACCTCGCGTTCGCGGAGAGCCGGATCCGCCCGTCGACGATCGCGGCGGAGGACATCCTCCATGACATGGGCGCCATCTCGATGATCGGTTCGGACTCCCAGGCGATGGGGCGCATCGGCGAGGTCGTCCTGCGCACCTGGCAGACCGCCCACGTCATGAAGAAGCGGCGCGGTCCGCTGCCCGGCGACGGTCCCGCCGACAACCTCCGGGCCCGTCGCTACGTGGCGAAGTACACGATCTGCCCGGCCATCACCCACGGCTTCGAGCGTGAGGTCGGGTCGGTGGAGGTCGGCAAACTGGGCGACGTCGTGCTGTGGGATCCGGCGTTCTTCGGGGTCCGTCCCCATGTGGTCGTCAAGGGCGGCTTCGTGGCCTGGGGGGCGATGGGCGATGCCAACGCCTCGATCCCGACTCCGCAGCCGGTTCTGCCCCGGCCGATGTTCGGCGCGGCGCCCGCAGTGGCGGCGAAGACGAGCGTCGCCTGGCTGGCGCCGATCGCACTCGAGTCCGGCGAACTCGCCGACCTGGATGTGCGCCGGCCGATCGTGCCGGTCTCCGACACGCGGTCGCGGGGCAAGGCGGACCAGCCGCTGAACGACGCGATGCCTGACATCGAGATAGACGCCGACACGTTCGCCGTGCGCATCGACGGGGAACTCGTCAGCGAGGACCCTGCCGTCGAGTTGCCGATGGCCCAGCGCTACTTCCTGTTCTGA